Within the Pseudomonadota bacterium genome, the region ACCACAAACTCACTAGACGGTTGCTTTGCGTACCTCAAGGAGTTGGTGAGAGTTCACCGGGGATCAAATAAAAGTCTCAAGAGCAAGATCATTGAAGAGGTTTTATGGAGATAAAAAAGCCCTAAAAAATCGTATTAAGCCTAATTTATAAGATTCTTGTTGAATTTATTAACACCACATTTATCAACAGCATACAAATTGATAAAATATTAATCTAACGTACTTTAAATGGCATAATTTCTCTTTCTTTTAAAAACCTGTATGACCCGGAACTCAAATTTCCTAACATGATATGACCGATCCTTACTCTCTTGATTTTTAAAATACGGTGTCCTATAATATCACCTATTTTTCTTATAATCCTGTTTCTACCTTCGTGAAGTATTATAGAATACCAGTTATTATTAAATGCCGGACCAACATATGTAATATTTATTGCACGAGCTGGAACACCTTCTATAGTAATACCTTTTTTTATTGACAAAATATCATCATCATTTAGCACGCCTTTTAGTTTAACAAGATATTCCTTTTCAACGCCATATCTTGGATGCATTATCATGTTTCCAAGTTCGCCGTCGTTAGTAAATATTATTAAACCTTCAGAGTTATAGTCAAGCCTCCCTACAGGAAAAAGCTTACCT harbors:
- a CDS encoding pseudouridine synthase — encoded protein: MERLSKFISRCGIASRRKSEEIILSGMVKVNNDIVLEPQYSVDYTKDIVTIDNNVIKQNEKNIYIALYKPVGYISDLKDVRGRKLARELINFEGKLFPVGRLDYNSEGLIIFTNDGELGNMIMHPRYGVEKEYLVKLKGVLNDDDILSIKKGITIEGVPARAINITYVGPAFNNNWYSIILHEGRNRIIRKIGDIIGHRILKIKRVRIGHIMLGNLSSGSYRFLKEREIMPFKVR